From one Solanum lycopersicum chromosome 12, SLM_r2.1 genomic stretch:
- the LOC101265312 gene encoding large ribosomal subunit protein eL31: protein MVEKTKGRKEEVVSREYTINLHKRLHGCTFKKKAPTAIKEIRKFAQKAMGTKDVRVDVKLNKQIWSRGIRSVPRRIRVRIARKRNDDEDAKEELYSLVTVAEIPAEGLKGLGTKIIEDEE, encoded by the exons ATGGTGGAGAAAACTAAAGGAAGAAAAGAGGAGGTTGTTTCCAGGGAGTACACCATTAATCTCCACAAGCGTTTGCATGGATG CACATTCAAGAAGAAGGCCCCGACAGCCATCAAGGAGATCCGAAAGTTTGCACAGAAAGCCATGGGAACGAAGGATGTCAGAGTGGACGTGAAGCTCAACAAGCAGATCTGGAGCAGAGGCATCCGAAGTGTTCCAAGACGTATCAGAGTTCGTATTGCTCGCAAGAGGAATGACGATGAGGACGCAAAGGAAGAGCTCTACTCTCTTGTCACTGTTGCAGAGATCCCAGCTGAGGGTTTGAAGGGTCTTGGTACCAAGATCATCGAAGATGAGGAATAA
- the LOC101265616 gene encoding uncharacterized protein translates to MASKIQQLQSKACQASQFLSKHGTTYYKQLLEQNKQYIVEPPTVEKCNELSKQLLYTRLASIPGRCESFWKEVDSVKHMWRNRKELKVEDAGIAALFGLECFAWYCAGEIVGRGFTFTGYYV, encoded by the exons ATGGCTTCCAAGATTCAGCAACTGCAATCTAAGGCTTGTCAAGCTTCACAGTTTCTCTCTAAGCATGGTACTACCTACTACAAACAGTTGCTGGAGCAGAACAAACAGTATATTGTAGAGCCACCCACTGTTGAAAAATGCAATGAATTGTCCAAGCAGTTGCTCTACACTCGCCTTGCTAG CATCCCCGGCCGTTGTGAGTCATTTTGGAAGGAAGTCGACTCTGTCAAGCACATGTGGAGGAATAGAAAGGAATTGAAGGTTGAAGATGCAGGCATTGCTGCTTTGTTTGGCTTGGAGTGCTTTGCATGGTATTGTGCTGGTGAGATAGTAGGAAGAGGATTTACATTCACTGGTTACTACGTCTAA